A window of the Panulirus ornatus isolate Po-2019 chromosome 63, ASM3632096v1, whole genome shotgun sequence genome harbors these coding sequences:
- the LOC139745825 gene encoding uncharacterized protein isoform X1, with the protein MNLPEGIQDAFGTLEKHRLTKVFPVLVVAVALVMSVTDAYPLGMPGTIPVAMDTALFAGHQEGNAQTKAKSVSDSRGQSNAEMNAGLLDSGNIRGLVVAVDGDGTAASGQYNGLLDADGGLWSNTNALAGDYGAVAQTKMEGYMTGHGDISGGVGAGAGPQY; encoded by the exons ATGAACTTACCGGAAGGAATTCAAGATGCGTTTGGCACTCTTGAGAAACACAGACTCACA AAGGTCTTTCCGGTGCTGGTTGTGGCTGTGGCTTTGGTGATGTCTGTGACGGATGCCTATCCCTTAGGCATGCCCGGTACCATTCCCGTCGCGATGGACACTGCAT TGTTTGCTGGTCACCAAGAAGGAAATGCCCAAACCAAAGCGAAAAGCGTCTCCGACAGCAGAGGACAGTCCAACGCAG AAATGAACGCTGGACTGTTGGACAGTGGCAATATCAGGGGCCTGGTAGTTGCTGTCGACGGCGATGGGACCGCCGCCAGTGGCC AATATAATGGTCTTCTGGATGCCGATGGAGGTCTGTGGTCGAACACCAATGCTTTGGCTGGCGACTATGGCGCTGTGGCTCAGACAA AAATGGAGGGCTATATGACAGGCCATGGTGACATATCGGGCGGCGTTGGCGCTGGTGCGGGCCCACAGT ATTAA
- the LOC139745825 gene encoding uncharacterized protein isoform X2, which yields MKVFPVLVVAVALVMSVTDAYPLGMPGTIPVAMDTALFAGHQEGNAQTKAKSVSDSRGQSNAEMNAGLLDSGNIRGLVVAVDGDGTAASGQYNGLLDADGGLWSNTNALAGDYGAVAQTKMEGYMTGHGDISGGVGAGAGPQY from the exons ATG AAGGTCTTTCCGGTGCTGGTTGTGGCTGTGGCTTTGGTGATGTCTGTGACGGATGCCTATCCCTTAGGCATGCCCGGTACCATTCCCGTCGCGATGGACACTGCAT TGTTTGCTGGTCACCAAGAAGGAAATGCCCAAACCAAAGCGAAAAGCGTCTCCGACAGCAGAGGACAGTCCAACGCAG AAATGAACGCTGGACTGTTGGACAGTGGCAATATCAGGGGCCTGGTAGTTGCTGTCGACGGCGATGGGACCGCCGCCAGTGGCC AATATAATGGTCTTCTGGATGCCGATGGAGGTCTGTGGTCGAACACCAATGCTTTGGCTGGCGACTATGGCGCTGTGGCTCAGACAA AAATGGAGGGCTATATGACAGGCCATGGTGACATATCGGGCGGCGTTGGCGCTGGTGCGGGCCCACAGT ATTAA
- the LOC139745825 gene encoding uncharacterized protein isoform X3 yields the protein MSVTDAYPLGMPGTIPVAMDTALFAGHQEGNAQTKAKSVSDSRGQSNAEMNAGLLDSGNIRGLVVAVDGDGTAASGQYNGLLDADGGLWSNTNALAGDYGAVAQTKMEGYMTGHGDISGGVGAGAGPQY from the exons ATGTCTGTGACGGATGCCTATCCCTTAGGCATGCCCGGTACCATTCCCGTCGCGATGGACACTGCAT TGTTTGCTGGTCACCAAGAAGGAAATGCCCAAACCAAAGCGAAAAGCGTCTCCGACAGCAGAGGACAGTCCAACGCAG AAATGAACGCTGGACTGTTGGACAGTGGCAATATCAGGGGCCTGGTAGTTGCTGTCGACGGCGATGGGACCGCCGCCAGTGGCC AATATAATGGTCTTCTGGATGCCGATGGAGGTCTGTGGTCGAACACCAATGCTTTGGCTGGCGACTATGGCGCTGTGGCTCAGACAA AAATGGAGGGCTATATGACAGGCCATGGTGACATATCGGGCGGCGTTGGCGCTGGTGCGGGCCCACAGT ATTAA